GTGAGTTCAATGACCCAATCCTTCCTGTTTACCTCAGAATCGGTGTCCGAGGGGCATCCGGACAAGATTTCCGACCAAATCTCCGACGCGGTGCTCGATGCCATACTGGAGCAGGACAAGTCGGCGCGTGTCGCCTGTGAAACGCTGGTCAAGACCGGCATGGTCATGGTCGCTGGCGAAGTTACCACCACTGCCTGGGTGGATATTGAAGAACTCGTGCGCAAAACCGTGATCGGTATAGGTTATACCGACTCGAGCATGGGCTTCGACGGCGCGTCATGTGCCGTGATCAATGCGCTGGGCAAGCAATCACCCGACATCGCACAGGGCGTTGACCGTGGCGATCCGGAGTCTCAGGGCGCCGGCGACCAGGGCCTCATGTTCGGTTACGCCACCAACGAAACCGACGTGCTGATGCCGGCTCCGGTCACTTTCGCGCACCGACTGGTACGTCGTCAGGCCGAAGTTCGCAAGAACGGCACCTTGCCGTGGCTGCGTCCCGACGCCAAGAGCCAGGTCACGTTCCGCTACGAGAACAACAAGCCAGTATCGATTGATGCCGTGGTTCTGTCATCGCAACACCATGCCGATATCAGCATGAAAGATTTGCGCGACGGCATCATGGAAGAAATCATCAAACCGGTCATTCCTGCCGAATGGCTGAGCAACGATACGAAGTATCACATCAACCCGACCGGTCGCTTCGAAATTGGCGGGCCGATGGGTGACTGTGGACTCACCGGCCGCAAGATCATTGTGGACACCTACGGCGGCTCAGCCCGGCACGGTGGTGGCGCGTTCTCGGGTAAAGACCCATCGAAAGTCGACCGTTCGGCCGCGTACGCGTGCCGTTACGTGGCCAAGAATATCGTCGCCGCAGGCCTCGCCGAGCGCTGTGAGATTCAGGTTTCCTACGCCATTGGTGTGGCCGAACCCACCTCAATCAGCGTACACACATTCGGTACAGGCAAAGTCAGTGAAGACAAACTGACCGCCCTGGTGCGAGAGCACTTTGACCTGCGTCCCTACGGCATTCTGAAAATGCTCGACCTGATCAAGCCCATCTACCAGCCGACGGCCGCTTACGGTCACTTTGGCCGGGAAGATCTGGACCTTAGCTGGGAGCGCACGGACCGCGCCGACGCACTGCGCGGCGCTGCAGCAGCCTGAAGCTGACTGCACTTACCCCTTTGTACAAAATTGCACGAATTAACTAGGAGAGTTTCATGAGCAGCGAAGCTGTTGCCATCCAGAATCAGGACTACAAAGTCGCTGACATCTCGGGCGCTGCCTGGGGCCGCAAGGAAATCGCCATTGCGGAAACTGAAATGCCGGGCTTGATGGCATTGCGCGAAGAGTTTGGCGCGCAACAACCGTTGAAAGGCGCACGTATTGCTGGTTGTCTGCACATGACAATCCAGACAGCCGTTCTGATCGAAACACTGACAGCGCTCGGCGCCGAAGTACGCTGGTCATCCTGCAACATATTCTCAACTCAGGACCATGCGGCCGCAGCGATCGCTGCCAGCGGCGTCCCCGTGTTCGCCTGGAAAGGAGAAACGGAAGACGAGTACTGGTGGTGCGTCGAACAGACCATCAACGGACCGGACGGCTGGCAGCCGAACATGTTGCTGGACGATGGCGGTGACCTGACCCAGCTCATGCACGACAAGTACCCGGAAATCATGAAGGGTGTGCGTGGCTTGTCAGAAGAAACCACGACCGGCGTCAAGCGCCTTTATGACATGCAGAAAGACGGCAGCCTTGCGTGCCCGTCGTTCAACGTCAATGACTCTGTGACGAAGTCCAAGTTCGACAATCTCTACGGCTGTCGCGAGTCACTGGTCGATGGCATCAAGCGTGCAACCGACGTGATGATCGCCGGCAAAGTCGCACTCGTATGCGGCTATGGAGACGTCGGCAAAGGTTCAGCACAGTCGCTGCGCGGACTGGGCGCGACAGTCTGGATTACGGAAATCGATCCGATCTGTGCCTTGCAGGCCGCCATGGAAGGTTACCGGGTCGTCAAGCTTGACGACGTCGTTGATCAGGTCGACATCGTCGTCACTGCAACCGGCAACTACCACATCCTCACCGGCCCGCAAATGGAGCGCATGAAAGACCAGGCGATCATCTGCAACATCGGCCATTTCGACAACGAGATAGACGTTGCCTACCTGAAGAAATTCGACTGGGAAAACATCAAGCCGCAGGTTGATCACATCATCTTCCCGAATGGCAAGCGCATCATCCTGCTCGCCGAAGGCCGGCTCGTGAATCTCGGTTGCGGTACCGGGCACCCGAGTTTCGTCATGTCGAACTCGTTCACCAACCAGGTACTGGCACAGATGGAATTGTGGGCAAATGCCGACGATTACAAAAATGAAGTGTACGTACTGCCGAAGCACCTGGATGAAAAAGTTGCGCGGCTGCACCTGGCTCGTATCGGCGCAAACCTGACCGAGCTGACTGACGAGCAAGCCAAATACATTGGCGTAAATCAGGACGGCCCGTTCAAGCCGGAGCACTACCGCTACTAAGCGCGCCAAGCAGCAGGCCAGTTCTCTTTCGGGAACTGGCCTGCCTTTCCAGTGCAGGCTATCATGCTGACGTCCGCGCCTTCCGCGCTCAGCGAGACCTGCCGTTAATCAATCATCCAGACATGCCGTCAGGGTCCTGCAAATCACAGACCCGCACTTGTTCGCTGATCCGGCGGCAAGTTTGCGTGGCTCTGTCACCCACGACACACTCGCCGCCGTCCTGAATCACGTACGCACGTCCGGCTGGTCCGCGGACATGATTGCGATGACCGGCGACCTCATACAGGACGACAGCCGGGACGCCTACGTTCGTTTTCGTGAACATTTCTCTTCCCTCGGCTTGCCGGTACATTGCGTGCCTGGCAACCACGACGTACGCGACTTCATGCAGGAAGCGCTTACCGCAGAGCCCTTTCACTACTGCGGCAGCTTTCAGCACGATCAGTGGCTGGTCGCCGGCATAGACTCCTGCAAGACAAAGAGCGCCGGCGGGCATGTTGCGCCGCAGGAAATCGACAGGCTCGGCACCCTCGTTGCCGAGTCCACGGCGGAACATGTACTCGTCTGCCTGCATCATCCTCCCTTGCCGGTTGGCAGCAAGTGGCTGGACGGCGTCGGCCTCGACAATAGCGATGAACTCCTGACGGCACTCTCGGCCATGGGCAAAGTGCGCGGCTGCCTGTTCGGACATGTACACCAGGCATTTGAAACCGATCACAATGGACTGCGCATCATTGGGACACCGTCCACCTGCCGGCAATTTCTTCCCGGCAGCGACGACTTCGCGCTGGACGACCGACCACCGGCCTACCGCCGTGTTGAACTACAGGCCGACGGAACCATCGAATCCGAATTGATCTGGGTAGATGCATGATATTACTGCAGCGCAGAACGCCGTTAGCGAAGTTGCTGGTGCTCGTATTCGGTCTCTTGATAATCGCACCGGCCTTTGGCGACGACAGCAAACTGCCCATGTGGCGTATCGACGGCGACAGCAATCGCGTGTACCTGCTCGGCTCCGTGCATTTGTTGCGACCATCGGACTACCCGCTGCCTGCCGGAATTTACGAAGCATACGCGGATGCCGAGACGCTGGTCATGGAACTCGACATGGACGATCTGGATACAGCCGCTGCGCAATCGCTGGCGAGTGAACTGGGTCTTGCCGCGGCGGGCAGCAGCCTGGCGGTCCTGCTTGGCGCTGAGAGTTACGCGCGGGCATCGACACTGGCAGCCAAAGCCTCCATACCCCTGGAGCTGCTTGCGCAAACAGAGCCGTGGCTGGCCGCAATCACCATCGAACAATTGATGCTGACACGCATTGGCTTTGATCCCGCGTTCGGCGTCGAGAATCACCTGATGGAACGGGCCATTGCGGACCAGAAGGAAATTTTGGGTCTGGAGACAATGCGGCAGCAACTGGAATTGCTGGACGGCTTGCCGGTTGCTGTGCAGCGCGCGCTGCTCTTGCAAACGCTTGAAGAAGGACTCGAGATTCAGGCACAAATGGATATGCTGATCGCGGCCTGGCGCAACGGTGATATCGCAACACTTGAAGCGAATATTCTGCAAGACATGCAGGCACAACCGGTCCTGTACGAGGAACTGGTTGTCGCCCGCAATAAGAACTGGGTCAAGCAGATTGAATTATTGCTTGAGGACAGTGACGACTACCTGATCATCGTCGGCGCACTGCACCTGGTGGGACAGGACGGCGTACCAGAATTACTGCGGCAGCGCGGACACGCGGCCAAACAGCTCGCGCAGTCCGATCTGCAGTAATCGCAGCTACCGCTACACCTCGATCATTTCAAAATCTTCTTTGCCGGCACCGCAATCGGGGCATCGCCACGACAGCGGCACATCGTCCCAACGCGTTCCCGCTGGAATTCCGGATTCAGGGTCACCCTCTTCTTCGCTGTAGAGGTAGCCGCAGATAAGGCACATGTAGGTCTTCATAGGGCCGTGACTTTGTCGCGATCATCACTTGCTTGTCAACCATTGCGCGCTGCACGGACTTCCGCCACCTGCCGTGCTCCGGTAGCATGCGTGCCCTGCTCACCCAATCGCTAATCGAGGAATACCATGACATTGTTTGCCGACGCCAGGAAGTACATTGCCGGTGGAGTAAATTCACCCGTGCGCGCCTTCGCAAGCGTTGGCGGCGAACCGGTATTTATGCGGCGTGCGCACGGTGCCTGGCTGGAAACAGAAGACGGTCAGCAACTGATCGACTACGTTGGTTCGTGGGGACCGATGATTCTTGGGCATGCACACCCCGAGGTTATCGCCGCTGTCACCGAAACCGCAGCCAATGGTCTGAGTTTCGGCGCGCCCTGCGTTCTGGAAACGCAACTTGCGCGCAAAGTGTGCGAGCTGATGCCATCAATCGAGAAGATACGAATGGTCAGTTCAGGCACTGAAGCAACCATGAGTGCCATTCGTCTGGCACGTGGCCACACCGGCAGAGACAAGATCATAAAGTTTGAAGGCTGCTACCACGGACACTCTGACTCACTGTTGATCAAGGCCGGCTCGGGTGCGCTGACACTGGGTGTACCGAGCTCGCCGGGCGTTCCCGCAGGGCTGGCACAACACACCGTGACGCTGCCCTACAATGACAGTGCCGCCGTCATCAAGGCATTTGCAGAAATCGGCGACCAAATCGCCTGCGTCATCGTTGAACCGATCGCCGGCAACATGAATATGGTGTTGCCGGTCGACGGTTTTCTGGAGACCCTGAGGGAGCAATGCAGCGAGGCCGGCGCACTGCTGATCCTGGATGAGGTGATGACCGGCTTCCGCGTCGCCCGCGGTGGCGCGCAGGCCCTGTACGGCATCACGCCCGACCTGACCACGCTCGGAAAGATAGTCGGCGGCGGCATGCCGGCTGCCGCGTTTGGCGGCCGTGCCGAGGTCATGAACAGCCTTGCGCCGGACGGTCCGGTTTATCAGGCGGGTACCTTGTCTGGCAATCCGCTGGCCATGGCCGCCGGATTGGCCACCTTGACGCTGCTTGAGCAGAAGGGTTTTTATACAGCGCTGACGGAAAAGACCCGCACACTCGTCAACGGCCTGGCCGATATCGCATCCCGCGCGGGCATACCGCTCGCCTGCGAGTCCACGGGTGGCATGTTCGGCATTGTGTTTAGCGACGATGCCCCCGTACGAACCTACGCGCAGGTTGCCGCCGCCGACGTCGATCGTTTCCGGCGCTTTTTTCACGGGATGCTCGAACGTCAGGTCTATTTCGCACCCTCCGCCTTCGAAGCAGGCTTCGTCTCTGCCGCACATGGCGACGCGGAAATATCACGCACTCTGGAGGCGGCCGAGGCTGTTATACCGACACTGGCCTGAGTGCAGGGCGGGTTTCAGACAAGCTCAACGTCACGAGCGTCGCGTAACACGGTGCGGACCAGTTGCAGGCGCTGCAGGGGATCCGTCATCTCGAGGCAATCCTGTTTTTGCTGAGCGCTAAAGGGCAGGATTTCCGCAAACCGGTAGCCAACCCAAACCGCGTCCTCATAACGGCGCGGCAGATCGACGTACAAGCGACCAAGGTCAGTCAGTACGCTGTCCAGTATCTGCGCCAGCGACAAGAATTCCTCCGGCAAAGGACACGACGTGGTCGCTGGCAGCAATTGCACTTCACCGCGCAGCAACCCGTCCGGCTGCCGCTCCCGGGATTGCAGCACGAACCGTTCGGAGCCTAGCGCGGTTATGCCGAGTATGCCGTCACTCCCCTGGTACCAGTCACTCACCTCGGCAAGCGTACCGATATCGAATGTCGAGGCAGGGCCTGTCTCGCTACCGGCGCGGATCTGCACAACGCCAAACGGCGTTCCCTCGCGCAGACATTGGCTGATCATGTCCAGGTACCGGGGCTCGAAGATGCGCAGCGGCAGAGGACCCTCGGGGTACAGGACGGTGTGCAATGGAAACAGTGGAATCTGCATTGGACTACCTTGGCGCGAGACTCGCTCGCCCTCAGTATAGTTGCCGGCAGCTGTTCTGTATTTGCCGTTTCAGGTGGGTGCGTCCAGAGCAGCCGTCAGCTTCTGCCGCACAGCACCAAAGCCACCATTGCTCATGAATACCATATGGTCACCGGGGCGCAGACGCGACTTCAGACCGGCGATCATTGCATCATATTGTCGATAGATCGCCACCTGCTCACCCAAGCCTGCCAGCGCGGAATCGAAGCCCGCACTGACACCCTCCGGACGAAAGACCGCGACGTGGTCTGCCGCCGCGAGTGCCGCAACCAGCGCCTCATCATGCACTCCGAGCTTCATGGTGTTGGAACGCGGCTCCAGCGCCACGAACAGGCGCTCACCCGGGTAACGCGTTTTCATCCCATCGATCGTGCGCCGAATGGCGGTCGGGTGGTGCGCAAAGTCGTCGTAGACGAAAACGCCTGCAACTTCCGCCGTGCGCTCCAGCCGGCGTTTAACCCCGCTGAATCGTGACAAAGCTGCCACCGCCTGGGCCACAGACACGCCCGCCGAGTGCGCAGCAGCGATGGCGGCAAGTGCGTTTTCCAGGTTGTAGGCGCCGGCCAACTGCCAGCCGGCCTCCGCCGCTTCATCGCCGTGCGAGGCTACGAATTTACGGCCCGTCGCGTCACTGAATTCCGCGTGCCAGTCTGCACCAGGTTCCAGGCTGAAGCTTTCACTTGAGCTCCAGCACCCTTTGTCCAGCATGCGTCGCAGGTTTGCGTCCGCCGCATTGAACACAACCCGGCCATTGCCGGGCACGGTACGCATGAGTTGATGGAACTGCCAGATTATCGCGTCAAGATCAGGGTAAATATCGGCGTGGTCGTACTCCATATTGTTAAGCACGAGGGTCCGCGGCCGGTAGTGAACAAACTTTGCACGTTTGTCGAAAAACGCCGTGTCGTATTCATCGGCTTCGACAACGAAATACGGCGCCTCGCCATAGCGAGCCGAACGGCCGAAATTGGCCGGTATGCCGCCAATCAAAAAGCCCGGTGACAAACCGGCATCTTCGAGTATCCACGCCAGCATACTCGACGTTGTGGTCTTTCCGTGCGTCCCTGCCACTGCCATGACGTGACGGCCACGCAACACGAATTTCTCCAGCCACTCCGGCCCCGACATATACGGCAGCCCACGATTGAGCACGGCTTCGACGGCCGGGTTGCCACGACTGAGCGCATTGCCGATCACGACGCAATCAGGAGCATCAGTCAGTGCATCAGCGCTGTAGCCCTCATGAATATCGATACCCAGTGACTCAAGCTGGGTGCTCATCGGCGGGTAAACGTTCGCGTCGCTGCCCGTTACCCGGTGTCCGGCGGCACGCGCAAGCGCAGCGACGCCACCCATGAATGTGCCGCAGATTCCTAGTATGTGAATGTGCATTGATCCAGCCTTTAGCTGCCACCCAACATTGCCTGTACGCCAATCTGCGTGACGAGCGAGGCGATCGCGATCAGGAGCCCGAGCAACCAGTGGCAGCCGATGGATTTCGACATTATGTGACCTTCAACCGGGACCGACCAGAGAATTATCATTGACGCGATCGCACCGGCCTCAACCCGCCCGAGCAATGGCGCGAATATCGCGAACTCCAGCGCGAAGACTATTGTGAGCAATGAACCGCAAGCGATTATGCAGCTAACAGCGACCAGCAAGCGCTCTGCCCGCCCGGCAAGAACGATTACGGCAGCGTAAAACAGGATGCCCGCGCCGTATGCGAAAAATGCCGTTGCATAATGGCTCTCTTCGCTGGCTGTAATCAGGTACGCCGGGTACGAGGACGCCAGCATTAACACGATGGCAAATGTCAGCACGAACATTGACGACGGAATGCTTTCCGGGCCACGGCGTAGTGCGATTATGTCGAAGAAGGATTTCAGAAGTAGCAGCACGGTCGTCTTGATTACATGATTGCGTATACGAAATCATCGCATGTTAGTCTGTGGAATCGAAATTATCCTGCTGCGAACGATGGCCGACTACCAGTACATAGAACTCTCCATGCCGGAACCGGCATGCAACGCCCTGCACGGCGCAGGCATGATCGGTGTAGACACCGAATTCATGCGCGAAAAAACCTATTACTCACAACTCTGTCTCGTGCAGTTTGCTGTCGATCGACACTACTGGTGCGCGGATCCGTTGTCAGCAGACAACCTGCAAACGTTCTGGGATGCAATCCTGCAACCTGCCTGGGTATTGCATTCGGGCCGTCAGGACCTTGAAGTTGTCCAGCAATCGGCAGGCCGACTTCCCGGCGAATTGTTTGACACGCAAGTCGCCGCCGCATTGCTCGGCTACCCGCCACAAATGGGTTACGCCAACCTCGTCAAAGAACTGTTCGACGTTGAGCTGGCCAAATCGGAAACGCGGGCTGACTGGAGCCGCCGACCTTTGTCAGAGGCCGAACTCTCGTATGCGGCGGAAGATGTCATATACCTGCTGCCGGCTTACGAGAAACTCTGCGAAAAACTGGATGCAGCTGGCCGCCTGGAGTGGGCCAAAGAGGACAGCGCCGATCTCCTCAACCCAGCTCTTTATCAAATTGATCTCGACAGCGCGATTGACCGCGTCAAGGGTGCACGAAACATGCGCGGGCACGCGCGCCGTACGGCGGTCCTGTTGGCCAGATGGCGGGAACAACGGGCGGTAAAAAGCAACAAACCGCGGCAGTGGATTCTGCGCGACGCTGTGCTGCTGGATATTGCTGGCAGGCAGCCTGGTTCAATTGAAGCACTTAACAGCATCGACAATATTTCCCCGGGAATGGTGCGACGCAATGGCGACGAACTCCTGGCAATGATCAACGAATGCCGCGATGGTGACGACGACTACCAGCCGCCGTCGCGCCCGGATGAAGAGCAAAAGGCGCTCCTCAAGAAACTGCAAAAGGCCGTAGTTAGTCGCGCCAGGGAAATTGACATTCCGGCGGAAGTGCTGGCACCGCGTCGCGAACTGACGGCGGCACTCTCCGGGGATCGCGAGCTACGCGTGTTTCGTGGCTGGCGCCAGGACCTGATAGGAACGGACCTCAGTCGCATGCTCGACTAACGGTCGCCTGCGGCTAAAGAATCTCGAGCAAGCGCGCGTAGACTTCGTCGACAGTGCCGTTAGCATTCACGGTCTGCAGCTTGTCACGCTTGCGGTAGAACTCGACCAGCGGTTCGGTCTGCTCCCGGTACACTTCAAGCCGGCTACGGATCGTGGCTTCGTTGTCATCCTCGCGCTGTATCAGCTCCCCGCCGTTGCTGGTGCACGCATCGAGTTCTTCCTGCGATGAGAAATACACGTTCAGCAGTTTACCTGTGAGCGAACAGGTACGCCGACCGGTCAGCCGCTTGAGCAATACATCGAATTCAACGTCCATCAGCACAGCGGTATCCAGCGGCTTGCCCAGTTCGTCCAGCAACTCGGCTAGATCGAGCGCTTGTTGCCGGGTCCGCGGAAAGCCATCGAGGATAAAGCCATCTTCGGTGTCAGCTTCGCGCAATCGTTCGCTGATAATACCCAGCACGATTTCGTCTGATACCAGTTGCCCCGCTTCCATGATGGCCTTTGCCTGCTGGCCGAAACGAGTGCCGGATTCCACGGCAGCGCGCAATATGTCGCCGGTGGATATTTGCGGAACATGACGCTCGGCCATGAGTTTCTGAGCCTGAGTGCCTTTGCCCGAACCGGGCGCACCCAATAAAACGATACGCATTCGCTGCTACTCTTTTAATTCTGACGAACTGGAAAACAAAAAAATGGTCGCCGGTGCCCAGTGGGCGCGACCGAAATCGAAGAAGTCGTGCCGGAGCAGCGCACTTCAGGGGCGGCATACGCTACCCACAATCCGCGGACGGGTCAATTCATAGCGGCGGGATAGTCGGTCGGCTCGCGGATCGCGGCACTGATTTGCAGCCGTGAAGCGCCGCGCAGTTTCGGCTATCCTTTGCAACGATTCCGAGTTATCTCAAGGCCCGTCATTATGTCCAGAAAAAACGCGTTTTATGCTCAGTCAGGCGGCGTAACCGCCGTAATTAATGCCAGCGCATGTGGAGTCATAGAGACCGCACGCGAGAATCGCGACAAGATTGCCAATGTGTACGCCGGCCGCAATGGCATTATCGGCGCGTTGACCGAGGACATGATCGATACCAACCGCGAACCGGCGCGTACCATCGCGGCCTTGCGCCATACACCGGGCGGCGCTTTCGGCTCAGCCCGCTACAAACTCAAAGGAATTGAGGAGAACAGGGCCGAATACGAACGCCTGATCGACGTGTTTCGCGCTCACAATATCGGCTATTTCTTTTACAACGGCGGCAATGATTCCATGGATACCGCCCATAAGGTCTCGCTGATCAGCAAGCGCATGGGCTACCCGGTGAACTGCCTCGGCATACCGAAGACGGTCGACAATGACCTGCCGATAACCGACAACTGCCCGGGTTTCGGCTCGGTCGCCAAGTACATCGCCGTTTCAACCCGCGAAGCCGCGCTGGATGTACTGTCGATGGCAAAGACCTCGACCAAGGTATTCGTGATGGAAGTCATGGGCCGTCACGCTGGCTGGATTGCCGCGGCCGCTGGCCTGGCAGGTTCGGAACCCGGCGATGCGCCGCACATCATCCTTTTCCCCGAAATACCGTTTGAACGCGCAGCTTTTCTCAAACGCGTCAAACAATGCGTCGAACAGTACGGGTATTGCGTGATCGTCGTCAGCGAAGGCGCGCGCTACGCGGACGGTAAATTCCTCGCCGAAGCGGGTACGCGCGATGCATTTGGCCATGCCCAGCTAGGCGGGGTCGCGCCCGTGGTCGCCAACATGGTCCGGGACGAACTAGGCTACAAATTCCACTACGCGATTGCTGACTACCTGCAACGTTCGGCGCGGCACATTGCATCAGCCGTCGACGTGGATCAGGCCTACGCCGTCGGCAAGGCAGCCGTCAAATTTGCGCTTGCCGGCAAGACCGCAGTGATGCCGGTCATCAAACGGGTATCGGACAAGCCTTACCGGTGGCGCATCGAAGAAGCGCCGCTGGCGAAGATTGCCAACAAGGAAAAGATGCTGCCCCGTCGCTACATCAGTCGCGACGGTTTCTCGATCACCGAGGCCGCTCGCCGGTACCTGCAGCCACTCATCAAGGGTGAGAATTACCCTCCATATCTCAATGGCTTACCGAAGTACGTCAGCATCAAGGGAGTGCCGGTAGCGAAACGGCTCAACACAGATTTTGTGGTATGATTCGCGCCACTGACGGGGGCCGGCCAAGGCCGGAGTAGGGACTCCGACAGAGCAACACCACATACAACAACGATAAAGGTGCGCAAGCCGCACCCTCTCTGACTACCAATAGCCAGTCCGGAACGTACGTGCCGACTTGTGGCACCCAAATGCGTTCCAGCGATGGCTGGTGTGCTACGGCTGCCAGAGGGCCAAGATTTGTAGTATTGCCTCGGCCTGTTTCCGGCGGGGGTGGGGATTACGATCAGGAGAGGAACGGTATGACTAACGAGTTGGCACTGTGGTTGGCGATAGGTTCAGGGGTAATCGCCATTCTTTACGGACTTCTGTCCACACAATGGATATTGAAACAACCTGCAGGCAATGCGCGCATGCAGGAAATCGCGCAGGCCATTCAGGAAGGCGCCAATGCCTACATGAATCGCCAGTACCTGACTATCAGTGTCGTGGGCGTAGTGCTGTTTCTTGCACTGGGTCTGGCGCTGGGCTGGACGACCGCCGGCGGCTTCGCCATTGGTGCGATCTTCTCCGGGCTTGCAGGCTATATCGGCATGTTCGTTTCGGTCCGGGCCAACGTCCGCACTGCACAAGCCGCTACCATCGGTGTTAACCCGGCCCTGAACGTTGCGTTTCGTGGTGGTGCCATTACCGGCCTGCTCGTCGTAGGCCTTGGCCTGCTCGGCGTTGCCGGCTACTACCTGCTGCTGTCGGCAACCGGTGTCAGCACTGATGACGCCATTCACGCACTCGTGGGTCTCGCCTTCGGCGGCTCACTGATCTCGATTTTCGCTCGCCTGGGTGGCGGTATCTTTACCAAAGGCGCCGACGTTGGTGCCGACCTGGTCGGCAAAGTTGAAGCCGGCATACCCGAAGACGACCCCCGTAACCCCGGTGTGATTGCTGACAACGTCGGCGACAACGTGGGCGACTGTGCCGGCATGGCGGCTGACTTGTTCGAGACCTACGCCGTTACGATCATCGCAACCATGCTGCTGGGCAGCCTGGTTGCCGGGCAAATGGGTTCTGAGGCAATCATGTATCCGCTCGTCCTCGGCGCCGTTTCAATCATTGCGTCGATCATCGGCACGTTTTTTGTCCGCACTTCGGACGGCGGCAAAGTCATGGGAGCGCTCTACAAAGGTATGATCGTAGCCGGCGTATTGGCCGCCATCGCGTTCTACCCGATTACCAACATGATGATGGCGGAGTCCGGCAATACTGGCGGCATATTTGGCTCAGCCCTCATCGGGTTGGCGCTTACCGCGGCGATGGTTGTGATCACCGAGTACTACACAAGCACCGAGTACAAACCCGTCCGC
The DNA window shown above is from Woeseia oceani and carries:
- the metK gene encoding methionine adenosyltransferase encodes the protein MTQSFLFTSESVSEGHPDKISDQISDAVLDAILEQDKSARVACETLVKTGMVMVAGEVTTTAWVDIEELVRKTVIGIGYTDSSMGFDGASCAVINALGKQSPDIAQGVDRGDPESQGAGDQGLMFGYATNETDVLMPAPVTFAHRLVRRQAEVRKNGTLPWLRPDAKSQVTFRYENNKPVSIDAVVLSSQHHADISMKDLRDGIMEEIIKPVIPAEWLSNDTKYHINPTGRFEIGGPMGDCGLTGRKIIVDTYGGSARHGGGAFSGKDPSKVDRSAAYACRYVAKNIVAAGLAERCEIQVSYAIGVAEPTSISVHTFGTGKVSEDKLTALVREHFDLRPYGILKMLDLIKPIYQPTAAYGHFGREDLDLSWERTDRADALRGAAAA
- the ahcY gene encoding adenosylhomocysteinase, which translates into the protein MSSEAVAIQNQDYKVADISGAAWGRKEIAIAETEMPGLMALREEFGAQQPLKGARIAGCLHMTIQTAVLIETLTALGAEVRWSSCNIFSTQDHAAAAIAASGVPVFAWKGETEDEYWWCVEQTINGPDGWQPNMLLDDGGDLTQLMHDKYPEIMKGVRGLSEETTTGVKRLYDMQKDGSLACPSFNVNDSVTKSKFDNLYGCRESLVDGIKRATDVMIAGKVALVCGYGDVGKGSAQSLRGLGATVWITEIDPICALQAAMEGYRVVKLDDVVDQVDIVVTATGNYHILTGPQMERMKDQAIICNIGHFDNEIDVAYLKKFDWENIKPQVDHIIFPNGKRIILLAEGRLVNLGCGTGHPSFVMSNSFTNQVLAQMELWANADDYKNEVYVLPKHLDEKVARLHLARIGANLTELTDEQAKYIGVNQDGPFKPEHYRY
- a CDS encoding metallophosphoesterase, which translates into the protein MTDPHLFADPAASLRGSVTHDTLAAVLNHVRTSGWSADMIAMTGDLIQDDSRDAYVRFREHFSSLGLPVHCVPGNHDVRDFMQEALTAEPFHYCGSFQHDQWLVAGIDSCKTKSAGGHVAPQEIDRLGTLVAESTAEHVLVCLHHPPLPVGSKWLDGVGLDNSDELLTALSAMGKVRGCLFGHVHQAFETDHNGLRIIGTPSTCRQFLPGSDDFALDDRPPAYRRVELQADGTIESELIWVDA
- a CDS encoding TraB/GumN family protein, with the translated sequence MILLQRRTPLAKLLVLVFGLLIIAPAFGDDSKLPMWRIDGDSNRVYLLGSVHLLRPSDYPLPAGIYEAYADAETLVMELDMDDLDTAAAQSLASELGLAAAGSSLAVLLGAESYARASTLAAKASIPLELLAQTEPWLAAITIEQLMLTRIGFDPAFGVENHLMERAIADQKEILGLETMRQQLELLDGLPVAVQRALLLQTLEEGLEIQAQMDMLIAAWRNGDIATLEANILQDMQAQPVLYEELVVARNKNWVKQIELLLEDSDDYLIIVGALHLVGQDGVPELLRQRGHAAKQLAQSDLQ
- a CDS encoding rubredoxin, whose product is MKTYMCLICGYLYSEEEGDPESGIPAGTRWDDVPLSWRCPDCGAGKEDFEMIEV
- the hemL gene encoding glutamate-1-semialdehyde 2,1-aminomutase translates to MTLFADARKYIAGGVNSPVRAFASVGGEPVFMRRAHGAWLETEDGQQLIDYVGSWGPMILGHAHPEVIAAVTETAANGLSFGAPCVLETQLARKVCELMPSIEKIRMVSSGTEATMSAIRLARGHTGRDKIIKFEGCYHGHSDSLLIKAGSGALTLGVPSSPGVPAGLAQHTVTLPYNDSAAVIKAFAEIGDQIACVIVEPIAGNMNMVLPVDGFLETLREQCSEAGALLILDEVMTGFRVARGGAQALYGITPDLTTLGKIVGGGMPAAAFGGRAEVMNSLAPDGPVYQAGTLSGNPLAMAAGLATLTLLEQKGFYTALTEKTRTLVNGLADIASRAGIPLACESTGGMFGIVFSDDAPVRTYAQVAAADVDRFRRFFHGMLERQVYFAPSAFEAGFVSAAHGDAEISRTLEAAEAVIPTLA
- a CDS encoding LON peptidase substrate-binding domain-containing protein, giving the protein MQIPLFPLHTVLYPEGPLPLRIFEPRYLDMISQCLREGTPFGVVQIRAGSETGPASTFDIGTLAEVSDWYQGSDGILGITALGSERFVLQSRERQPDGLLRGEVQLLPATTSCPLPEEFLSLAQILDSVLTDLGRLYVDLPRRYEDAVWVGYRFAEILPFSAQQKQDCLEMTDPLQRLQLVRTVLRDARDVELV